A window of Adhaeribacter arboris genomic DNA:
GTTGGATTTATTTGGGTAGCCACTGAAGATGGCCTTGCCCGTTACGATGGCCGTACTTTCAAAACTTTTCGCTTAGCCTCCGATAATTACATATTAAGCCTAGCTTTACTAAATAATGGAACCCTGCTGCTTAGCACCGCAAACGGCGATTTTTTATGCTTCAACCCCGTAACAGAACGCTTTTCCATTGTTTTCAGCGCTGAATATCTGACTAAGAACCAAGCTTCGATGGATGAGTTTGGACTAGCCGGTAATAATAGTGAAGGCTGGGGTATTATCCGGGGAGATAAACTGGTTTACTATAATTTTTTAGATAAAAAGTTTACTTATTGGGATGAATTTTCCTTAACGGGTGAACATAATTCCATGCACGATATTTTCCGAGCCTCAAACGGGTTAGACTATGTTCGTTTTAATAACGGAATAGTAGAAGTAGATGCGAAGATGCGCCGTCGGCGTATTATTCTGTTTCCGGGTAAAACGTGGCTGAACTACCCGGTTATGCCGGTGCATAACAGCGAGTATATGGTGCAGCGCAGCAACGGCGAACTTGTAATTATGGGTAATCACCGGCTTATGTTATATAATGCGGCCCGTTCCCAGATAGTACGGCACATTCCAATCCCAGCTAAATTAGACTACAATAGTTTTTACACCTTAACCAAGGTGCGGGATGGAAGTATTTACGTGGGTTGTGGCACCCACTTGTATCAGCTTACAGAGCAAGACGAACTAGAACTGATCTGGCAAAATAGCAATCCGGTGGCCACTTTTAACTTTGTTAAAGCTTTCCTGCTGGACTATTCGGGGGTATTATGGCTAAGTACCAACCGGGGAGGCTTAACAAAAATAGATCTCAGGGCCTTGCCTTTTAAGGTTTATCCCTACCAGCGGGGCTTTATGGAAGATCTTTTGCAAGTAGAATTAAAGGCTACTTTGCCGGAGTGGGAGCATCCCGAACGCCACGCTGCCTGGGTTCGTTTTGGCCGTCCGCCTCAGTCAAAAAGTACTTGGTTTATTGATTTTTACGCTCTTTACTACTACAACCCGCAGCACCGCCAGATTTACAAAAAGCTTCGTTTTCAGGAACAAGGTTACCGGTGGTATATAAATCTGAAACCCGCTGCTGACGGATACTTATGGCTTTATGCCAACGAAAAAGGCCTTTTACGGACAGATACCTTAGCTCTTGAAGCCCAACTTTTTCCTAATAGTTTAGTGCCTCCTAAATTCAAAAATGCCCCCGTGGCTTTTGATGTGGTGGATATTCAACCCCAAGCTAACTGGGTTTGGCTGGCCTCAAATTATGGCAATGGGTTGTTCCAGTATGATTGGCAGCAACAAAAAATTATTCGTCAACTGCGGCACCAACCAAAGAATCTAAACTCATTAAGTACAAATGCTTTAAACTGTTTAATCCTTGATCCGAACGATACGCAAATTCTATGGGTAGGTACTCAAGGGGGAGGTTTATGCCGCTTAAATACCCGAACCATGCACTTTAAGCGCATCGTCGAAAAAGAAGGCTTATCTTTAAATACCATTAATAGCCTGCTATCCGACAAAAAAGGTTTTATTTGGTTAAGCTCTAACCAAGGATTGACTCGGCTAAATCCTAAGACATTACAGATGCGTCATTTTACCACGACAGATGGAATTCAGGATGACGAATATTTGCGAAATAATGCGGCTGTATTACCAGATGGCCGCTTGGTTTTCGGGGGTAAAACCGGGATGACGATTTTTGATCCAACTGCTATTCACGAAGATTCTTTTCGCCCTCCGGTTGTATTTACAGCTTTTAAAATTAATAATGTGCCCGTAGAAGCAGGCAAGCCAGGTTCTCCCTTAATTAATTCTATAAATGCAACAAAGCAGCTTACCCTGGATTATACCCAAAACTTTTTAAGTTTTGATTTTGCTGGTTTAGAATTTACTAAACCCGAAAAGCTTAACTACCGCTACCGATTAACAGGAGTAAATAAAAGTTGGGTATACGCAGGTAATCAGAATACGGCTAATTATACCCAATTGGCCCCTGGAGAATATATATTTGAGGTACAGGTAACTAATACCGATGGTAACTGGAGCCACCGTACTAAACAAATACAACTGGTAATTACGCCACCTTTCTGGGCAACCTGGTGGGCCTACGGTTTTTACACTCTTGTATTGGGCGCCGGCCTATACAACTATGTTCAATTCCGAACTAAACGAGTACGCGAAAAGCAGGAAATGGCCTTGCAGTTCCGGCAAGCGGAGCAGTTAAAAGCCGTGGACGAGATGAAAACCCGTTTTTTTTCTAACATTACGCATGAATTTCGCACACCTTTATCCCTGATTTTATCGCCGGCTGAACAACTGCTGCAAAATGAGGAACTGCCGCCAGTAACGCAGCGTAAGTTATTAAATTCGGTATACCGAAACGCCCACCAATTATTGCGCTTAATAAATCAATTATTGGATCTATCTAAATTAGAGGCCTCCAGCATGCCTGTACATGTTTCGCGGGGAAACCCTGCGGTATTTCTGCAAGCAATCGTAACGTCTTTTCGCCCGCTGGCAGATGAAAAACAAAATGAACTCTGCCTGAATGATTTAGTGGTTATCACCGATTATTTGTTTGATGCCGATAAATGGGAAAAAATCATTTACAATCTGCTTTCGAACGCGCTTAAATTTACTGCTAACGGACAAGTAAAGGTAGAGGCTCAGATCTTGAATCAACAATGGTTTTGGTTACAAATCAGGGACACCGGTATTGGCATTCCGTCGGAAAAGCTTCCGCATATTTTCGATCGTTTTTACCAAGTAGATGATGCCCGTACCCGGCAATACGAAGGAACGGGAATTGGTCTGGCTTTAGTGAAAGAATTAACGGATTTATTAGGCGGAAGGGTAACCGTGCAAAGTATACCGGGCCAGGGAACTACTTTTGAAGTAAAATTGCCTCTTGTCTTGGAGAATAATGCTGAGCCAGCGGCTGCTACTACCGCTATAACCCTTCCGTTAACTTCACCGGATAAAGCTGCGTTTTTGTTTCCATCGGATAAAGAAATTTCCCGGGCGGCACCTTTGTTATTAATAGTCGAAGATAATGCGGAGCTTCGTGACTTTATTGCCGGCGCTTTGGCCAGTAGTTACCGGATAATAACTGCCGAAAATGGCCGCCAAGGCTATGAACGTACCCAACAGGAAATGCCGGAGGTAGTAATCAGCGATGTAATGATGCCCGAAATGGACGGTTACCAATTTTGTAACGCTATTAAAACCGACCCGCAAACCAACCACATTGCGGTGTTATTATTAACGGCCCGGGCATCGCACGAAAGCCTAATCGAAGGCTTAGCTGGCGGAGCCGATGATTACCTGACCAAACCTTTCCACCTGGACGAATTACAGTGGCGGGTACGCAATTTGCTCGACCGGCAAGGAAAATTGCGGGAGTTCTACCAACGGCAGTTAGCCGCCCCACAAACTACCCAGGAATTGAAAACCACGCTGGATCCTTTTCTGGAAAAGATTTATAATTTAATAGAAGCTCACCTGGACGAATCTGGCTTTGGGGTGGAAGAGCTAGCATTGGAAATAGGAATGAGCCGCCGTACGCTGCACCGGAAATTAACCGCCGTGCTGGGCATTGCCGCTAACGAACTAATACGCCAGTACCGCTTAAACCGGGCAGTGGAATTGCTACGATCAGGCTGTTCCGTAAGCGAAACCGCTTACCGGGTCGGTTTTGAAAGCCCTTCTTATTTTGCTACGGTGTTTAAAGAATTTCATCACCAATCGCCTTCTTACTTTGTGCCTACCCGGTAAAATTTACTTTTAATTGCCTTAAAAAGTACTCTTTCGCCCTTCTGTCCCAAAATCAAACGCTTTTGTCCCAAAAGTAAAGGCATTTTCAGGCTCTAAATAATAGGTTTGGTCAACTAACGAGCTGATTTTCTTGCTAAGAATGGTGATTTAAAAACAACTCATCATGGCTGAAGAGAAGCATCAGTGTAAAAACGGTGCGTAACGAGCATGTAGTAAGTACTCGCCGGTTCCTTGTCTTTTCTTTTTTCTTTTAAATGAACTTAAATCATCTAAACCAATGACTACATCTCTACTATCTTTTCGGGTTTTGGGGCCCATCTTCCCTCGCTATCTATATCCGGATTTTCTAATCAGAAAATTTTCTGCTTACACAAATAAATACATTCTGCTCTTATTCCTAGGATTGGGACTGTTGCCCTACTTGCCGGTAGTAGCGCAGGATACAACGGCTTTTACGGATATTCAGGCTAATTTAGCGGGAGTAAAATTGGGCTCGGTAGACTGGGGCGATTACGATAGCGATGGCGATTTAGATGTTTTAATCACCGGTGAAGCTGGAGATAACTACATTTCTAAGATTTACCGCAATACCAACGGCAGTTTCTCTGACATTAACGCAGGCTTAGTAGGAGTAACTGAGAGTGCGGTAGCCTGGGGCGATTATGATAACGATGGAGATCTGGATATTGCCTTAACCGGGCAGAGTGGCAACGGATCAGTCTCCTTAATTTATCAAAATAATAATGGGAGTTTTGTTAATGTTCAAGCAAACCTGCCTCCTGTGAAAATGGGGGCAGTAGACTGGGGTGACTACGACCAGGATGGCGACTTAGACCTTTTAATATCCGGCGATGCCAGTACTACTCATAAGAATTATGTAACGGCTATTTACGATAATGAGGGAGGTGAGTTTACGAGAAACTCAGCCAATATGGTAGGGGTTTTTAATAGCTCGGTAGCCTGGGGAGACTATGATAAGGATGGCGATTTAGATATTTTATTAATGGGCGAGTTTTTTAATATATTCAATTACAATCCTATATTTACCTGCCGTATATACCGCAATTTAGGTAGCAATGGATTCTTGAGCTTAGAACTCCTAAACAATTTAAAAAATGGTTCAGCAACTTGGGGAGACTACGATAGCGATAGTGATTTGGACATTATGTTTTCGGGATTTAGAGTACAAGGAGGACGTGTTGAAGGAATAAGTAATTATATTTACCGAAACGATAATGGTAACTTTAAGCAGATAGATACTGACTTTAGCAGTCAAACCGCAGCTAATGGGGATGTTGCTTGGGGCGACTATGATAATGACGGAAATTTAGATATTTTAATAGCTGGGCTTTGTCGTGCTGCAGATTGTAGAGACTTTTCTGCTAATATTTACCGTAATTCGGGCGGCATCTTCACGAACAGTAAGACCGTTCTGCCGGGTTTAATCTATGGCTCGGTTGCTTGGGGCGATTACGACAACGATGGGGATCTGGATATTCTGCTTTCCGGGGATACGAACAAAGGACCCATTGCTAGAATTTATCGAAATAATTCGGTGGCCAAAAATACGCTTCCTATATCTCCAACTGACCTCACTTCTAAAGTGCAAGGAGAGAAAGTAACTTTATCCTGGAGCCCCGGCCTGGATGAACAAACGCCAACTGCTGCATTAAGCTACAATGTGTATGTCGGTACAAGTCCGGGTACCCAGCAAAAGGTTTCGTCGCAGGCAAATCTCCCAGGTAGCTACCGTCAGGTAGCTACCTGGGGCAATGCGCAGTTAAATACCAGCTTTAACCTGAATAACCTGCCTGATGGTACCTATTATTGGAGTGTACAGGCCATTGATCAGGCTTTTGCCGGCTCGGCATTTGCGCCGGAACAAGGGTTTGTTATTGGTTATCTGCCCATCGTAAATGCAATTGCCCCCGCTGCTGCCTCGCCGGGAAACTGGGTTACCATTAAGGGTAACTATTTTCTGAATGCTACCGAGGTACGATTTAACGGAGTAAAAGCATCGGACTTTGGCGTACTTAGTAATGAGCAAATTCGGGTATTAGTACCGGAAGGTGCCACCACGGGTCCGGTAATGGTTACTACTCCTAACGGAACCGCTCTTAGTGCTGTTACTTTCTCGGTTTTGCCCACTATCACCACTATTCATCCTACGGTAGTCCGGCCCGGCGATGTAATTACGATCACAGGCGAAGGCTTTGCTAACGTTACCGCCGTCATCTTTAATCAAATCAAACAACCCGTATTTACCATTGTTAATTCTCAAACTATTACCACCAGGGTACCCGATGGAGCTACTTCCGGTTTAGTAAAGATTTTAACGCCTGAGGGTACCATAATTAGTCCGCTAACCATCTCCATTCTGCCGCGAATGAATTATGATGAAACTTTTGGCGGGATGGACCAGGATAAGCTTACTGCTTCCATTATAACGATGGACGGTGGTTATTTGCTCGGCGGGTATTCTCTTTCTGGTGTAGGCGGCGAAAAGAGTCAGGATAGTCGCGGCGACCTGGATTACTGGATTGTAAAGACGGATGGTAATGGCACCAAAATTTGGGACAAGCGCTTTGGGGGCAGTGGTGAGGATAAACTAACAACTTTATTATCTACCGGTGATGGTAGTTATCTATTAGGAGGGTATTCCACCTCTAC
This region includes:
- a CDS encoding hybrid sensor histidine kinase/response regulator transcription factor, giving the protein MRYSFFWLAIFLLLNSQIIYSQPSSNQATSFTLTAGLPHSNITGMVQDKVGFIWVATEDGLARYDGRTFKTFRLASDNYILSLALLNNGTLLLSTANGDFLCFNPVTERFSIVFSAEYLTKNQASMDEFGLAGNNSEGWGIIRGDKLVYYNFLDKKFTYWDEFSLTGEHNSMHDIFRASNGLDYVRFNNGIVEVDAKMRRRRIILFPGKTWLNYPVMPVHNSEYMVQRSNGELVIMGNHRLMLYNAARSQIVRHIPIPAKLDYNSFYTLTKVRDGSIYVGCGTHLYQLTEQDELELIWQNSNPVATFNFVKAFLLDYSGVLWLSTNRGGLTKIDLRALPFKVYPYQRGFMEDLLQVELKATLPEWEHPERHAAWVRFGRPPQSKSTWFIDFYALYYYNPQHRQIYKKLRFQEQGYRWYINLKPAADGYLWLYANEKGLLRTDTLALEAQLFPNSLVPPKFKNAPVAFDVVDIQPQANWVWLASNYGNGLFQYDWQQQKIIRQLRHQPKNLNSLSTNALNCLILDPNDTQILWVGTQGGGLCRLNTRTMHFKRIVEKEGLSLNTINSLLSDKKGFIWLSSNQGLTRLNPKTLQMRHFTTTDGIQDDEYLRNNAAVLPDGRLVFGGKTGMTIFDPTAIHEDSFRPPVVFTAFKINNVPVEAGKPGSPLINSINATKQLTLDYTQNFLSFDFAGLEFTKPEKLNYRYRLTGVNKSWVYAGNQNTANYTQLAPGEYIFEVQVTNTDGNWSHRTKQIQLVITPPFWATWWAYGFYTLVLGAGLYNYVQFRTKRVREKQEMALQFRQAEQLKAVDEMKTRFFSNITHEFRTPLSLILSPAEQLLQNEELPPVTQRKLLNSVYRNAHQLLRLINQLLDLSKLEASSMPVHVSRGNPAVFLQAIVTSFRPLADEKQNELCLNDLVVITDYLFDADKWEKIIYNLLSNALKFTANGQVKVEAQILNQQWFWLQIRDTGIGIPSEKLPHIFDRFYQVDDARTRQYEGTGIGLALVKELTDLLGGRVTVQSIPGQGTTFEVKLPLVLENNAEPAAATTAITLPLTSPDKAAFLFPSDKEISRAAPLLLIVEDNAELRDFIAGALASSYRIITAENGRQGYERTQQEMPEVVISDVMMPEMDGYQFCNAIKTDPQTNHIAVLLLTARASHESLIEGLAGGADDYLTKPFHLDELQWRVRNLLDRQGKLREFYQRQLAAPQTTQELKTTLDPFLEKIYNLIEAHLDESGFGVEELALEIGMSRRTLHRKLTAVLGIAANELIRQYRLNRAVELLRSGCSVSETAYRVGFESPSYFATVFKEFHHQSPSYFVPTR